In Triticum urartu cultivar G1812 unplaced genomic scaffold, Tu2.1 TuUngrouped_contig_6192, whole genome shotgun sequence, one DNA window encodes the following:
- the LOC125530269 gene encoding dynein light chain LC6, flagellar outer arm-like: MLEGKAVVEDTDMPARMQAAATSAASRALDLFHVDDCRAIAGHIKTEFDRRYGMGWQCVVGASFGCFFTHSSGTFIYFSLERLTFLLFKAAAVTAATSCASSGIS; this comes from the exons atgCTGGAGGGCAAGGCGGTGGTGGAGGACACGGACATGCCGGCGCGGATGCAGGCGGCGGCGACGTCGGCCGCCTCCCGCGCGCTCGACCTCTTCCACGTCGACGACTGCCGCGCCATCGCCGGCCACATCAAGACG GAGTTCGACCGGCGGTACGGCATGGGGTGGCAGTGCGTGGTGGGCGCCAGCTTCGGGTGCTTCTTCACCCACTCCAGCGGCACCTTCATCTACTTCTCCCTCGAGCGCCTCACCTTCCTCCTCTTCAAGGCCGCCGCCGTCACCGCTGCGACCTCCTGTGCTTCGTCGGGGATATCTTAA